The Camelus ferus isolate YT-003-E chromosome 4, BCGSAC_Cfer_1.0, whole genome shotgun sequence genome has a segment encoding these proteins:
- the FAM189A2 gene encoding protein FAM189A2 isoform X4: protein MILLVNLFVLLSVVCVLLNLAGFILGCQGAQFVSSVPRCDLVDLGEGKICFCCEEFQPAKCTDKENALKLFPVQPCSAVHLLLKKVLFALCALNALTTTVCLVAAALRYLQIFAARRSCNDESQISAEEVEEHRRIPDPDDFVPPVPPPSYFATFYSCTPRMNRRMVGPDVIPLPHIYGARIKGVEVFCPLDPPPPYEAVVSQTDQQQGSPFQMPDGPEAATSPLEPICIPVTQGGDIPNTPGEERACLSTPNSNQTCLARSRGALQPLRTRSRSDPVLHQSAERAAPVLSCEAATQTEGRPDPTAVTLRRGFRSRASRCRPRSLIDYKSYMDTKLLVARFLEQSSCRMTPDIHELVENIKSVLKSDEEHMEEAITSASFLEQIMAPTQPSPPQAHVLPLRRRPGLLHLRSCGDLSTFVPAGRPRAERRPRRAEAERPHSLIGVIRETVL, encoded by the exons GTGAACCTCTTCGTGCTGCTCTCTGTGGTGTGTGTCCTCCTGAATTTAGCCGGATTTATCCTAGGCTGCCAGGGGGCCCAGTTTGTGTCCAGTGTGCCCAGGTGTGATCTG GTGGACTTAGGTGAAGGCAAGATTTGCTTCTGTTGTGAAGAATTTCAACCAGCCAAATGcacagacaaagaaaatgcaTTGAAACTCTTCCCGGTTCAGCCTTGTAGTGCTGTTCACCTTCTACTTAAG AAAGTCCTGTTCGCCCTGTGTGCCTTGAACGCTCTGACGACCACCGTCTGCTTGGTGGCCGCCGCCCTTCGCTACCTCCAGATCTTCGCAGCCAGAAGATCCTGCAAC GACGAATCCCAGATTTCTGCAGAAGAAGTGGAGGAACACAGACGCATCCCAGACCCCGATGACTTTGTGCCGCCAGTGCCTCCCCCTTCCTATTTCGCCACGTTTTACTCGTGCACGCCGCGGATGAACCGCAG GATGGTTGGTCCTGATGTTATTCCATTGCCGCACATCTATGGGGCACGGATCAAAGGTGTGGAAGTGTTTTGTCCTCTGGACCCCCCACCTCCCTATGAAGCTGTGGTGAGCCAGACAGACCAGCAGCAG GGATCTCCATTCCAAATGCCAGATGGGCCAGAAGCTGCCACCAGCCCATTGGAACCGATCTGCATACCAGTGACTCAGG gtgggGACATTCCTAACACACCTGGAGAAGAAAGAGCATGCCTCTCAACTCCCAACTCAAACCAGACATGCCTGGCGAGGAGCCGGGGAGCCCTTCAGCCCCTGAGGACGAGATCCAGGAGTGACCCTGTGCTCCATCAGTCAGCAGAGAGAG CCGCCCCCGTGCTCAGCTGTGAAGCCGCGACTCAGACGGAGGGGAGACCGGATCCAACTGCGGTGACCTTGAGGAGAGGGTTTAGATCCAGAGCTTCGAGATGCCGACCGAGGTCTTTAATAGATTACAAATCTTACATGGACACCAAGCTGCTGGTGGCGAGGTTCCTGGAGCAGTCGTCCTGCAGGATGACCCCGGACATCCACGAACTTGTAGAAAACATTAAATCTGTTTTGAAGTCCGATGAGGAGCACATGGAAGAGGCCATCACGAGCGCCAGTTTTCTAGAACAG ATCATGGCCCCGACGCAGCCCAGCCCGCCCCAGGCCCATGTGCTGCCCTTGCGGAGACGGCCTGGCCTGCTGCACCTGCGGAGCTGCGGGGACCTGAGCACCTTTGTCCCGGCGGGGAGGCCGAGAGCCGAGAGGAGGCCGCGGCGAGCGGAGGCTGAGAGGCCGCACAGCCTCATCGGGGTCATCCGAGAGACCGTCCTGTGA
- the FAM189A2 gene encoding protein FAM189A2 isoform X3, whose translation MVILSGIIGLTTWKRPMILLVNLFVLLSVVCVLLNLAGFILGCQGAQFVSSVPRCDLVDLGEGKICFCCEEFQPAKCTDKENALKLFPVQPCSAVHLLLKKVLFALCALNALTTTVCLVAAALRYLQIFAARRSCNDESQISAEEVEEHRRIPDPDDFVPPVPPPSYFATFYSCTPRMNRRMVGPDVIPLPHIYGARIKGVEVFCPLDPPPPYEAVVSQTDQQQGSPFQMPDGPEAATSPLEPICIPVTQGGDIPNTPGEERACLSTPNSNQTCLARSRGALQPLRTRSRSDPVLHQSAERAAPVLSCEAATQTEGRPDPTAVTLRRGFRSRASRCRPRSLIDYKSYMDTKLLVARFLEQSSCRMTPDIHELVENIKSVLKSDEEHMEEAITSASFLEQIMAPTQPSPPQAHVLPLRRRPGLLHLRSCGDLSTFVPAGRPRAERRPRRAEAERPHSLIGVIRETVL comes from the exons GTGAACCTCTTCGTGCTGCTCTCTGTGGTGTGTGTCCTCCTGAATTTAGCCGGATTTATCCTAGGCTGCCAGGGGGCCCAGTTTGTGTCCAGTGTGCCCAGGTGTGATCTG GTGGACTTAGGTGAAGGCAAGATTTGCTTCTGTTGTGAAGAATTTCAACCAGCCAAATGcacagacaaagaaaatgcaTTGAAACTCTTCCCGGTTCAGCCTTGTAGTGCTGTTCACCTTCTACTTAAG AAAGTCCTGTTCGCCCTGTGTGCCTTGAACGCTCTGACGACCACCGTCTGCTTGGTGGCCGCCGCCCTTCGCTACCTCCAGATCTTCGCAGCCAGAAGATCCTGCAAC GACGAATCCCAGATTTCTGCAGAAGAAGTGGAGGAACACAGACGCATCCCAGACCCCGATGACTTTGTGCCGCCAGTGCCTCCCCCTTCCTATTTCGCCACGTTTTACTCGTGCACGCCGCGGATGAACCGCAG GATGGTTGGTCCTGATGTTATTCCATTGCCGCACATCTATGGGGCACGGATCAAAGGTGTGGAAGTGTTTTGTCCTCTGGACCCCCCACCTCCCTATGAAGCTGTGGTGAGCCAGACAGACCAGCAGCAG GGATCTCCATTCCAAATGCCAGATGGGCCAGAAGCTGCCACCAGCCCATTGGAACCGATCTGCATACCAGTGACTCAGG gtgggGACATTCCTAACACACCTGGAGAAGAAAGAGCATGCCTCTCAACTCCCAACTCAAACCAGACATGCCTGGCGAGGAGCCGGGGAGCCCTTCAGCCCCTGAGGACGAGATCCAGGAGTGACCCTGTGCTCCATCAGTCAGCAGAGAGAG CCGCCCCCGTGCTCAGCTGTGAAGCCGCGACTCAGACGGAGGGGAGACCGGATCCAACTGCGGTGACCTTGAGGAGAGGGTTTAGATCCAGAGCTTCGAGATGCCGACCGAGGTCTTTAATAGATTACAAATCTTACATGGACACCAAGCTGCTGGTGGCGAGGTTCCTGGAGCAGTCGTCCTGCAGGATGACCCCGGACATCCACGAACTTGTAGAAAACATTAAATCTGTTTTGAAGTCCGATGAGGAGCACATGGAAGAGGCCATCACGAGCGCCAGTTTTCTAGAACAG ATCATGGCCCCGACGCAGCCCAGCCCGCCCCAGGCCCATGTGCTGCCCTTGCGGAGACGGCCTGGCCTGCTGCACCTGCGGAGCTGCGGGGACCTGAGCACCTTTGTCCCGGCGGGGAGGCCGAGAGCCGAGAGGAGGCCGCGGCGAGCGGAGGCTGAGAGGCCGCACAGCCTCATCGGGGTCATCCGAGAGACCGTCCTGTGA